From Permianibacter aggregans, a single genomic window includes:
- a CDS encoding symmetrical bis(5'-nucleosyl)-tetraphosphatase, with protein MARYAIGDVQGCYLSFLAMLEKIEFNVERDELWLCGDLVNRGPGSLEMLRWVWQHREQVRAVLGNHDLHLLAVACGQSKLRKGDTLSELLAADDAEQLLGYLHDLPLAYCQDGWLMTHAGMPPGWTVEQTLAESARTQRHWQQLGDQFFAEMYGNEPALWRDDLSDIDRSRYTINALTRMRFVDEHGRLDMKCKVAPGEQPPGLVPWYAHPAFDPDGVHIVFGHWASLMGRSTHPRVFALDTGCVWGQQLTALRLEDCERFSVSGLPPQC; from the coding sequence ATGGCACGCTACGCAATTGGCGATGTGCAGGGGTGTTATCTGTCATTTCTGGCCATGCTGGAGAAAATCGAGTTCAACGTCGAGCGCGATGAGCTGTGGTTATGCGGCGATTTGGTCAATCGCGGGCCTGGCTCTCTGGAAATGCTGCGCTGGGTTTGGCAACACCGTGAGCAGGTGCGCGCCGTACTTGGCAATCACGACCTGCATTTGCTGGCCGTGGCCTGCGGCCAGAGCAAGCTGCGCAAAGGCGATACCTTGAGTGAATTGCTGGCCGCTGACGACGCCGAACAATTGCTTGGCTATCTGCACGATTTGCCGCTGGCTTATTGTCAGGACGGCTGGTTGATGACCCATGCCGGCATGCCCCCCGGTTGGACCGTTGAACAAACCCTGGCTGAAAGCGCCCGCACACAACGGCACTGGCAACAGCTCGGGGATCAGTTTTTCGCCGAGATGTACGGCAACGAACCAGCGCTATGGCGTGATGATTTGAGCGATATCGATCGCAGTCGCTACACGATCAATGCGCTAACCCGAATGCGCTTTGTCGACGAGCACGGTCGACTCGATATGAAATGCAAAGTCGCGCCAGGGGAGCAACCGCCAGGATTGGTGCCTTGGTATGCCCACCCCGCTTTTGATCCGGATGGCGTCCATATTGTTTTCGGCCATTGGGCCAGCCTGATGGGCCGTTCGACCCATCCACGCGTGTTCGCACTCGACACCGGTTGCGTCTGGGGCCAACAATTGACGGCGCTGCGGCTCGAAGACTGTGAACGGTTCAGCGTTTCCGGATTGCCACCGCAGTGTTAA
- the apaG gene encoding Co2+/Mg2+ efflux protein ApaG, with amino-acid sequence MENVPYQFDIRIQTQYVEDQSNPDDNRFVFAYTIRIENRGERAAQLVSRHWIITDSNGETVEVRGQGVVGEQPLLRPGESFEYTSGTVLNTPLGSMEGSYQMLGEDGNEFDATIPPFSLVEPSRLH; translated from the coding sequence ATGGAGAATGTGCCTTATCAATTCGACATCAGAATCCAGACCCAATATGTCGAGGATCAGTCCAACCCGGACGACAACCGCTTTGTGTTCGCCTACACGATTCGCATCGAGAACCGTGGCGAACGGGCGGCGCAGCTGGTGTCGCGGCACTGGATCATTACCGACTCGAATGGCGAAACGGTGGAAGTACGCGGTCAGGGGGTAGTCGGTGAACAACCGCTGTTGCGTCCCGGCGAATCGTTTGAATACACCAGTGGCACGGTACTGAACACCCCGCTCGGCAGCATGGAAGGCAGCTATCAAATGCTCGGTGAAGACGGCAACGAATTCGATGCCACCATCCCGCCGTTCAGCCTGGTGGAACCGAGCCGCCTGCATTGA